One Xenopus tropicalis strain Nigerian chromosome 8, UCB_Xtro_10.0, whole genome shotgun sequence genomic window carries:
- the LOC116406824 gene encoding vomeronasal type-2 receptor 26-like: protein MVLATAALLFSVCTGAVLWLFIKNRSSQIVKANNRNLSYILLVSLFLSFCCCFLFIGRPVPITCILRQTAFLFLYTVAISSLLGKTLTVVIVFHATKPGTRLRKFVGSRVSISLVLLCSLGKLAICSTWLIWATPFVALDTKTTQKTMTLWCNEGSIAAFYVAVAYTAALALLSFIVAFMARKLPDRYNEAQHITFSMLVFFSVWASFIPTYLSTKGKYMVAVEIFAILASTAGLLSCVFVPKCYIILLNPKQITTKTNILIL from the coding sequence ATGGTATTAGCAACTGCCGCCCTTCTCTTCTCTGTATGCACCGGTGCAGTCCTGTGGCTCTTTATAAAGAACAGGAGCAGCCAAATTGTGAAAGCCAATAATCGGAACCTCAGCTACATCCTTCTTGTTTCTCTCTTCTTGTCCTTCTGCTGCTGTTTCTTGTTTATTGGGCGCCCTGTGCCCATAACCTGCATCCTGAGACAAACTGCATTTTTGTTCTTATATACTGTCGCCATTTCTTCTTTACTTGGAAAAACATTGACTGTTGTAATTGTATTTCATGCCACAAAACCTGGGACCAGGTTAAGGAAATTTGTGGGATCTAGGGTTTCTATTTCTCTTGTACTACTTTGTTCATTAGGCAAACTTGCCATTTGCAGCACTTGGCTGATATGGGCTACACCATTTGTGGCACTCGATACCAAGACAACACAAAAGACAATGACTCTCTGGTGCAATGAAGGTTCTATTGCTGCTTTCTATGTGGCAGTTGCTTACACAGCTGCATTAGCTCTTCTTAGTTTTATTGTTGCCTTTATGGCAAGAAAATTACCAGACAGATATAATGAGGCACAGCACATCACCTTCAGCATGCTGGTGTTCTTTAGTGTCTGGGCCTCCTTCATCCCAAcatatctgagcaccaaaggcaaatacatggtggctGTGGAGATATTCGCCATCCTTGCCTCTACTGCTGGATTATTGTCCTGTGTATTTGTCCCTAAATGCTATATTATACTCTTAAACCCTAAACAAATCACCACAAAGACTAATATATTGATATTATGA